TCCCTAGATGCCCACCGTCCACATAGTGAAGCATATTACAGAACAGGCCTTAAGTGCCGCTGCGATTAAAAAATACTGTTCTCTTTTTCCCCAAACTTAACCACACGCATTGGCGTTACACGCGACCAGGAAAACGTTAAGCTTTCTTCCCGAGCAGGCTGTCTGGCGTCCGCAAATATTAAGTTGCTGATCTAAATGCCCTCCTCCccccagaaaaaaagaaaagcgtGGGCGAAGAAAGGATGTAGTTTAATAATCGAAAACCAAGCCTGCATTCTCAAGGTATCCGTGTTTTCGTGGAAATGAaaccaggcctcggttgttcaaaaggtgaataacgctatccaccggataaatcactatccagcggataaacactagcaaaaccaattgagttatccaatggatagtgatttatccagtggatagcgctatccacccttcaaacaaccgAGGGCAGAAGGCTTAAAATCTCACCACTTTCACATTAAACCCACTTGTTTTCGAAAATCTGAGTAAAAAGGTCATTTTTGATCGCAGCGGCACTGTAGGAAACTTCAAAAATATATTGATTGGAATTCAGCAGTGTTATAAATAACTTGCACAGAATTCTGAGCGTCGCTAGGTGTCGTCTTCTTTAACTTGTCCAGTGGATCTAAGAGAGATTTACGCCTCCTCAAGCAATGGCATTTGCTCCACACAGTTTAGAGATGACTCTCTGTAAAGCTCTCTTTTGCTCTGTGAGCTGCCTGTTTGCCTTTTCGGTTCTCTTCTCGTTAGCTTCCGTTTGTTGAAGAGCTTTAGTGAGTTTTGCATTTTCAATGTAAAGTTCTTGAACAAGGTTGCCCGATCTTGTTGCACTGGCTTCCGTTTGTTGAAGCTGCAgcgaggtaaaaaaaaaaagcaaaaacgttTGTCTGTAACCTTTGTAGCGCAAATTAAATTAGAGTTTCAAAAGACGTTAATTACCACCCACTTTTTAACGTGCTACTATCattaaaaaatcacttcctttttttccgtcagattttgaaagtgtgattgcttaacactggacaggcaaaattttgatctttgatttgcatattaattcagccacgtacacacacatacaccttattccaaaacggccgctgatttatgcggaaacaaattggcccttgttgcctggttcaagataaaatattcttgtgaattttaagcttaaaggcatcaagggctaatttgaataaaaacaaaagaatatttaaatgacggccattttggaataaggtgtattgcattcttaaacttttGAGTCTTTGacttcattttctcctcgatccagctctataaagattttaaagttagtaatggcggactattaaataggaaaattccagttgaaataaacgggtgtctttttgaaataaggcttaaaacttaGGTCACTTACTGTTTAATTAACACAGTTTAAAAAtccaacaaaaattaaaaatagatttttttggtcatagtagcactttaacgaGGCCAAAAGGAGTTACCTAGTTTCGACATACTGTGTGGTCGAAAACGGAACGAAACTGAATGGACATGACTACTAGACCCGTGGATAACAACACTCTATAtgcgaaaaaaggaaaaaattctcTGCTGTGGAGAAATTACTTTATTTCCCAGAATAGGATAAGAACTGAACAAGACCGCTGGAAGAGCCTCTTAGTTGACCATTCTTACTTTTGCAGCTTTTTCAAAGCGACTCTCCGTTTAAAGTTCTCATGAAAATCATATTACATTCGCAgatggactcgctttgaaatcGAGGGTCAAGTCAAATAGGAAATGCATGGCCTTCTGAGCGACCTAACTCAAGCATTTACGCAAAACTCGTCAATCAGCAAGCCCAGTTTGTCGAAAAAAGGGTAATGATTATCATGTTTAAATGTCATTGCATTCAAAAGGTCTATAGTTCTGATCACACATATAGCGGAATTTTGTGCAAAAACAGTTTAAACTAAAGACGTCCAGTTATCCTTGTTATCTAACGCCGAATAAAGAACATTAAATAAAAACCATCTGAGCTTCCATTCCTGCTAAAGAATAATTTTCAACGGACCAAAATAATACTTGcaatcaatttttttccaaaaagatGTTTGTAATggataaaatgaattttagaaTAGCAtactttcactttcaaatttccaaagcgccgccatcttgagtAACTGTGACGTGTTAGGGTTGCCCCACTGTTACCAAACAAAAGACAATAGGGCAACCCTTacacgtcacagttattcaagatggcggcacccggaaatttgaaaacaaaaaccaagcaattcggaaattcacttatttcggatacaaacgctttcattgaaaaagtTCAAACAATTTTGATTACAAACAACATCTTCTGTAgtttaaagttattatttttgttttggtggaggttccctttataAAAGTGTCAGGATTAAAAAGCTCTCTACAAGCTCACGTTCAGGTCGAGTACAAGTATTTCCAATCCAGTTACCTGTTTACTGAGTCGAGCTACATGCTCATCTAATGCTTCGCGCGTCTGCTTTACTTTATTCAGCAAATCCTGTTTCTCTTTTTCCAGTTGTCGTATTCTTCCTTCCCACAAATTGCTGGCACTTTCAAGTTCTCGCAGCCTACGTGTCTTTTCTTCGAGCTGTTGAAAACAAAGATTCACTGCTTCTTTAAAATACACTTAAACCACCGCAAATGTTGCCAGCGGCGTACATGGATTTCCTTCAGAGTGTTCCTAAACGTTGCGGTGAACATTGGGCTATGTATAGGCAACCGGGAAACTTTACAAAATCCTTTTATTATCAAATTtcagaaaaaattcaaacttacGAATACGTTTCGTTATTGATCCAACGTTTCCGAAATATCGGAAAAATCCGGTCTATTGATCAATTCGTACAGGGCAACAGTTTCTGTttgtttattataatttttgcTGGACAATCGTCAATGTGATTGGCCAAGGGCGAGTAAAGGCCACCTTCACCCTGACGTCATCTCTGTCCGCGATCTTTTTGGTCAGCAGTTTAAGCTTCTGTTCCAACTCCAAATTATGCTTATTACGCTGGGTCAGCCGTTGTTCTAAATCCTTGTTCTCAGTCTCCCAAACAGTCACACGAGTTTTCAGTTCTTCCAGTCGCAAATTTTCTGCGTCCGCCAGCTGGTTAGTCAGCTGTGCAACCCTGTCCTCGAGCTCGGTTTTATGTTTGTTGTATTCTTGCGTCCTTTTCtctaattctcggttttcactcTCTTTAATTGTCAACAAGGCATCCAGTTCTTTCGTTTTCACCGCAGCCTTTTTCAAGTCGCTCTGCAGTTCAGCTATTTCGTTTTCCAGCTCCGAGTTATTCTCTAACAACTTTTTACTCAGTTCCACGTTCTCCAAGTCGCGGCTACGTAACATTTCCTCGATTTCCTGGCTTTTGTTAATGATGTCTTTAAGCTCGGCTTCAGTTGAAGCTAGTCCAGTCAACTGAGAATCTCTATCCTTCAATCTCTCTTTCAAGTGATCTTTTTCTGAAGTGCTCAAATTCAAACTGACTTCAAGTTCTTGCACTCTGAGCTTTGCTTCGCCAAGCTTTTCTTCCATGTTTCCACAAGTATCCTTTAACTTTAAGTTCTCCGAGGTGTGTTCGCGAAGTTTCAATCCTAAGTCCTCCACTTCAGAGGTTCGTAGATCTAATAGGACGCTCATCTCCTCGGTTTTAAGTTTAAGTTCTTTGACTTCATTTTCCAGTCCTCCACTATTCACCTTTGACAATAAAGGGTCAAAAGCTTACAACAGGTCAATCTAGCAAATCTAACCTAAGTCACGGCTGACTCCAGACGAATTTCTTTATACGAAAACGTGGGCGAGTTTAAAGACCGACCACATAGAATAACGGCCAAAACCACATCCGCAAAACGAGCCCAATTCCTTTTCACTGGATTCATTACTGATCCAATGGTAAGCCGTCATTTTTGGGCATGAAAAGTACAAATCTCCTCCCCGcggaaaattaaattaatgccGCACCTTCTTAAAGTGTTGATCAACGGTATCGATAAAGTGCAATCGAATTTGGTTGATAAAGTCTTCATCAGCGGTCTAAACTTGTACCAAGTCACAAAATCCGATAGTTGATGCTACACTTTAAAAACTGACGTTTCCAGTTGATCTCGGAATGAAGAATGCCATTTGGAAAAGTTGTTCTGAAGGTCGAAAAGTTGTCTTCGAAAGTTCTCAGCAGTTTAaagtttaaagtgcccataaccccaaaatatttttttcgctgaaatgaacctttgcacctgttcgaaacgcattgcggccattttttcctttttctaacaaatcctgccattttataggcttcgaaagttgcaaaaatccaagcatcttttgttcacgaccgagtcaaaaggggagtgggtctattcctgatttgacgtcacaaactgatttacattgcattaactctttgtaaaaatgcatgcaaagtagattgtgacgtcaaatcaggaatagaccaactccccttctgactcggtcgtgaacaaaagatgctcggattttcgcaactttcgaagcctataaaatggcaggatttgttagaaaagggaaaaaatggccgcaatgcgtttcgaacaggtgcaaagattcattttagcgaaaaaaatattttggggttatgggcactttaagtcattgtttcaattgtctAGTCTTTTGTTTCTGGCTAGGGTAGCGAGCCAGTCACATtgtacgttacgagagctgctacatcacccaaactttttcaaattttcgtcATTGGTAGATCTGTTGATTGTGACGAACTCAGTGGCCTGCAAAACAACTCTCGATCGCGCGGTCTGAATTGTCTATAAAAATTGACAAAGATCCAAACTTTGAACGCCGACTGTCATAATTCCCGTATATTTCACAAAGAGGACACGGCTTAATCTCTTCTCTTTTTCAGTAGTAACCTATTTTCCGATTTAGGAAACGCCATTGCTAAATTCACAGAATGTTAAAGGACAATTTAGTGAAAGTACGCTGGGTTTTTTAGAAGCACTGGGCAAAGATGTTTTCAAAATTGCTCCCTTTCGTCTAAGGGAAAACAGAGATCCACATTACTGTTTTCCTTTCGCTTCCACCGATCTCCACCACAAACACAagaaattcaaatttgaaaGGCTTCTTTTTTCAAAGAATTCCTTTCTCGTAATTCTGCGCTTTTGAAACTTTTTTGGCAAGTCTTCGATTTCACGGGCGTTTTCAAGCGTTTGATGCATGGCGTGCTACTCTGAAACGCATCCATCGACTGAAACTTTGACTGTAAACCTTTTTTCGACCTGGCTTTTTAAAGTAGTTTTAGCTTTACATGACAGCGGAAAAACTGCTTTGGCTTCGCCTCTGATTGGTTGGTAAACCTCACGAGACTTTTCCTTGAAATACCCAAAAGCTTAGTAAACATTAATCAACGCAACCTCGAAATCACTTCCGAGCTTCCATTGGAAACCATACTAACGACCCTTTCTCTTTTAAAAGCGCATTACCTCGCATTTAAGTGTCGCGTATCGGAAGTAACTACGCGATGGCAGTGagtatctcaaaaacaagcgcTAATTTCTCAACCAAtgagaagtaaaaccaaaagcaataCCGACTTTCATCCGtgtattttcccgcgctttcagCCAGTTACATGAAATTGTTTCGTCACGCTGTTTGCCCCTGTTCTGATTGGTCGTCAACTCTGCATTTAACCATTCCGTTCGTAACACCTACCTTCTCCGCCTCAAGAAgttctttttctctttctaaAGCTTCTTTCTCCATCACAACTTTCTCTCTTTGCAATTCATCCAATTTGACTTTCTGTTCGGTAATTTCTTTGAcgcttttttccaaaatcagtcCTTTTTCTTTCTCAAGTGCCTCCATCTTGGTCTCAAGCTCAGCGACTCTCTCCCGGGACATTCTCAATTCAACAGCTTCTTTATCGCTTCGAGTTAAACTTTTAAGCTCAAGTGTTTGAACCTTCGCTTCGAGCTCTCGTTTCTGCTCTTTTAGTAAATTAATTTCATCCTGTAGATGCTTGACTGTTTGTTCTAGTAGTTCGGTTTCGGTTTTTAGCCTCGCAGCGTATTCCTTTTCAAGTTGCGATCGAAGCTCAGTCTTTTCATGCACACGATCCTCTTCCAATTCCTGCTTCTCTCGAGTGTAATTTTTCTGAAGATCTTTAATTTTTCTCTGGTAACTCTCTTCAAGCTCGCTTCTCTCGCGAGAGTAACTTTCTCGTATTTCCTCTAGACCTACTTTGCCACTCTTTTCAAATTCGGCTTTTTCTCTCGTGTAACTCTCTTCAAGTTGCGCTTTTTGCGTGGCAAAACTCTCTTCCAAGTCGGCCTTGTGTTTTGCAATTAGACGCAGAAAGTCGTTTTTAAGCTCGCCTTTCAACCCAGCTTCACCTTCAGTAAAAGCCTGTTGTAGTTCGGTTATTTGATTCTTGTACCTTTGCTCCAACTCAGCTTTCTCCCTCGAGGTGCTTTGCAAAAGCTTCGCTTTTTCGTCGTTATAATGTTCCTCTAGTTCTGCTTTCCATTTCTGAAAAGCTAACTCGCTATGAGTTGAATTTTCATGAAACCCTTCCTCGATTTTTGCTCGTTCCTCGTCGAATTGCTTCTCTAAATCGGATTTCTCTTTCAAAAACCCATTCTTTAGTTCGGCCTCTCGCAGAGCAAGTGTATGGTTATGTTCGTTTTCGAGCTTCTCTGTTAATTCAACTTTGTCGCGAGCAAACCTCTGTTCGAGTTCGTTTTTCTCACGAGTGAATGACTCCCTAATTTCCGCTTTTTCTCTGGTGAATTTCTGTTCCATTTCTGCCTTTTGCTCCACAAAGCTCTGCTTAAGACTCGCGACTTCCTTAGAATGAGCTTGTTTCAAATCCCAAAGAGCATTGGAATGCTCTTCCTCAAGTTTggctttttctttcttgaacTTATTCTCCAGCGTGCTAATCTGCTGATGGTGAACACTCTCCAGTTCTGATCTCAAGTTCGTCCATTCCAGTTTTCCCTTTTCCATAGCTGCCACCTTTGTCGAATTCTGCAATTCCCATTCGGCCTTCTCGATCCTATATTGTTGTTCCAATTCAGCTTTTTCGTTCATCAACTTGAGTTCCATCTCAGTTTTCTCTGTCTCCACACCTTGCAACTTCTCAATCAAACgtttttcttccatttccattttttctttctctctatCCATTTCCCCTTTGAAAAGCTGCTCCAGCATTTCTTTCTCGCCCTTGTGTTCCTCCTCCATTTCCGATTTCTCGCTTTCATACTCGGATATCAACAACTCCCTTTCTTGTCTAAATCCATCCTCTAATTCGTTTCTGAGGCTTTCTTGTTCACTCTTGAGGGAACGTTCAAGATCCTTCATCTTCGCTTGATATTCTCTCTCTAACTGCTCTTTCTCCACGTTAAAACTCTTTTGCAACCCTTCCATCTCACCGGTAAATTGCGTTGTTAAGTTTGCCAGCTCTGTATCATATCTTACACGTGTTTCGTGGCTATCAGAAGCAAGAGAACCAGTAAGTGACTCTATTTCGCTCTTCAGTTCGTTTATTGCGGCTTCATGTTCTGCCAGGTGCTGTTCTTGTTGTCTGATTGTATCGCGGCCAAGTTGTTGAACCTTTTCTTGGAATTCACAAATTGACTGCTTTTGTTCGGCCACAAGTTTTTCTTGTTCGCTGATCGAAGTTTGTTGTTCTTCCACTTTGGCTCTGTGCGTCTGGATCTGTTCTTCCTTTTCCTTCAGTTCGCTTTCAAGGTTCGCAATGACTTCTAAAGAAAGTAAATAACAATATGATAATGCTAAAGATGAACTTACACTGAGACAGACAAGCAGATACCGGTTGTATTTTCGAGCAGTAAAGTTAGTTGTGGTAGTAATGAATTGCAAAGACAGGACGACAAAGGAAGATGCGTTACAAGCTGTTGGGAAAAAAGAGCAATAAAGGATGAAATGGGAGAAAGGATAGATGGAAATTAGCCGAGATGAAAGAAACGTGCTTGATGGACTGTAGGACAGACCATTATGTTTAGAGGTGAAGCTGTTGGCTCGGTATAGAGATAATTGGAGTATCTGGAATACGGTGAACCTCAAGGAGACAGACTACAcatgtcatcagcaaaaacaCGATTTTATCATAACACACGAGGGGAGTGTTACTTCTAACTGCAAAGCAGGAAAAAACTTCGTCCTCAAGCCACTCGAGCGCTATTCTAGACAGGGGGGAAGTTAAGACAAATCAACACTTACTTCTTTGTTCTTCCAATTCTTGAGCGTCATCTGCacgaggaaaaaacaaaaattgtctcatattaacaaaaacaaattgcggCAAAATTTTTAGCCAATTCCGGCATTTTCGAGGGATTTTGAAGTCGATTTTTTCATAGTATTCATTGTTTAGCTAACTAGTCACAGAGATATCTGTCTTCAAGAAAATAAGTCAGCGCCCCTCTAACAGCCTTTCAACGATTCACACAGAACATTATCTATATTTTCAAGAACTGGATTTGACTGGTTCAATTTCCGGAAATTATTTATGGAAATAAATATATGGAGGTTCTCAATAGGTGGTTTGCAGCCAATCTcttgagacacagataacaatactgcaatgtacaattgctggtgtacgaacaaaagaagctaatgagagatcttttgtctgcgtccaccaacatggcggcgatgacgtaacgtaaAAACCACCTATTGAACGATTGGCTTTTTGTCTTTCCCACATTTAACACCGACCGCGCATGTTTTTATTTGGTTGGGTCATTTGATAGTCAATGTCTGGTTGGCCCTAGAAATTTCTTTGGAGTTTCCGCCTGTCAGGCAATTGAAAGCCGATCAAAACGAATCTCCTCAGTGAATCATTACTATAGCACTACGGCAAACACATCTCGCTTTTTATGTACAATCCCTAGACTGGCTGCCAGCAAAACAGCAGTTGGTCATATCGTCCTTAAGCGAATATTCCCGGTACAGATCACATAACGATAGTCGTTGATTCGCTCAAATTCACTAAAACGAAAGCCTGAATAAACGTCGTTtctgctcagaatcatcttttttgtgatgtaacgataactttctcagtaaaggaattccacatcaccattttcgagttttaaacgcgtgattaactaaaaattcctcctaaacaccctaaaatagcgtgacatgGCCCCTTTAAGTACACAACGAGTGATTCAAGGATCACTTGTTCggagttaatttaactcccTCTAAAGCATCGTAAAGTGGACGAAAATGAAACAGGATCGGTGCGAGGTTAGGCACAGAAACCCCACGAAAAAcgtaaaatgaagtttaaagGAAAGAATGTCACGACACAAAACATATAAGCTATGAGACAGGATACCAACTTTACCAGAACAGTAGTAAAGAaagatgaagaaaaaacaacTGGAATAAGAGTAACAATTGGAGGAAGACTAGGAGAGAAAATAGAAGACCTTGCGAGGGAACAACTGGTTCATCAAATTCCACGGACCACGGAATAGGAGGAGCATCATCATCTGTGAACTGATCTGAAGAGGAAGACGACGAGGCACAGAACGATGACAAGGACAAAGAATAAAGGAATACTTAATCTGACAGGAATCATAAAGAAAACAACGGTTAAGTTATGAAAAGGTAAACACAAATAACACGGAAACACGATCACTCACGCGGCCGTTTTCGCGATGTCACGCAATCCCATGTCGAAACAGCGGGAGGGTGGCGTGGCATTTCAAAAACGGCTCCATATGAAACAAGTTAATCCGTTATGTAGTACACAAAAAACGGAGGTGGAACAATACAAAGAGCACACTCCATGTACTGAGGGTTAAAGAAAATAGCGTTTTCTAATTTCGCATTCAAAAAACACTGTTATGTTAAGGTCAGGGCCAAAAGTGAAACGAGAACAAGATGTCTTGCTAAAACCTTGCTGAAGAGCATACAAAGAGGAAGATGTTGAGATTATTCAAGACATTTCAAGTTGAAAGCCTTTGTttgaaaaatggttttaaactaCACGACACTTTTTAAAGAATAGGTTAATTAAGCACTATAAATATTTTACGAACCACAGAGATTTACTGAGAAGTCTCTTTTCTACAGACATGGGTGTTTCATTGTTAAGCTCAGAATACACCAAAGCTTCAAACATTGAGAAGATgcgatcaggggcacccaacgagaatatagttcaaaaccacttcaacatagcattgttaaacttattttagtatttaaacggtagatataggcatatttttatccccttaaaaaattttcatctgttcggatttcctagctaaaagtctagtgatccgaaaattatagggatcaaaacgtaccttttcgaaaattttagccagaaaagaggctcccgaaaattctaggtgacctttctagggtaaaaatccgttaaaaatgagcaattataccatttttcagatgttcgaaatctcaaattgtcttccgaacagatattttccgaaaattgacgttgggtgcccctgatgcgATTGTTGTCCGTACTGTAAAAGTAGAATCCACGCACAACACGTTGTTTAATCATTAACCAAAATattaattgaaaacaaacaacTGCATCGTTACGTTACAATTACCAACGATCTTACGTTAAGAAATGCAAATCGGGTGTCAGTTACTTTAGATCATTAACGAAGCACAAAGCGGGAGGCAGGTCAAACAGTTGTGCGCGTAAGCTTGTAACACTGATGGTAACCCATTAGATCACTAGAAAGAGAAACCACAACCACAAAGAAGAAGAAGCCGAAAGTGTAATAAGTTGCTAGTAAACACGTGGAATTAAGCGTCTAACTTTTCATTTTGAATATATGTTGTGCAGAAGAGATAGAAGAGACCACAAATTACAGTTACGCATTTAGGTGGATAACCTCGTACCCCCTTTTTCAAAACCTGTTTCTCAATTCCTTGCACCccgttacgttataacctctctTTTTAACCCTAAACCTTGAGAAAGCTTTGATTACTTAACTTTTGTGAACTGAATCGTGGAGGCGATCTTTGTAAATTCTTCAGGAGTGAAAAAATGTTTGTCGTAAGGTTTTTAACTTGGAAAATGAAATATATCTTAAATTGTGTTCATTGCCACGAAAGCTATGGAGACGTCCTTTCTGGTTTTTCCACTTGGTGGATTCATAGAGTAAGAGCTACTACAGAACATGTACTGACCCTCTTAGAGGGTAAAATACTTTTATCCCCATTGCACCCACATTACTCTGTTATCCCTTACAATCCCAAAACTAAAGCACACGTGATATGACTCTGCGCACGCAGCGATTATGCCGCTTACCCGCGTCCTCATTTGACCCGCCATCACCGCTGACTCGTACAGGGGGAACCCGCGTACCGTCTGGATGGTCAGCGGCATCTGAGTCATCGGTTGACGTTACACCCTCCTTATTTCGTTTAACGACCTGCGGTTTAGTATAATCTGAAAGAACCGAGCCATGCCGATGAACCTTTTGACTGTCCTGTCGTTTCCGATGACTAGGCCGTCTTTTTTTCGAACTGTTGACTTGCTGTGTCAGAGCCTCGCATTGGAGGCGCAGTTCGTCATTCTCGTCTCGAAGTTCCTAAGAGAAGCGAAAAGGAAATATGAGACTGCAGATGGAAAAGCCTcaacgttaaaaaaaaatggagcaCGCGGTTGACACATTGGTAATAGCAACTGTCTTTCACCAGTGAGTCCCGCGCGCGATTTCCAGTCTCAGTGCCATGTGAATAGAGTTTTCTGGTTCTCTTATCTGCTAGGAGAGATTTTTCAGTGGGTACTTACGTTTTACACTGTTAACAAAAAACCATCATTTGATCTAATCTGCATTAATtatttggttttaaaaaaagagaagagaagagcATTTTTGCTGAGGAAAAGGGTTGACAAGGAACACAGTTAAATTTGTTAAGTATTAAAATGAATCGATGTTGGTAATATTATACGGGCGTCTAAGAGACATGGTGTACTGTGGCACACGTTGTGAATtacttttaaggacgttcgcgcccattgctactgcgcatccttacagcgcacgcaaattcacatgccacgtcatgcatcgagcgcgcgcgctaagtactaaaatgaacaaggatagggcagatggccattgctatagctttgcttgattTAACGATCTtagatgttcggtgacccctacttttcttttcagatacagattttatttacaattatctccacattgtccaaaaataaaccaaaaaa
The sequence above is a segment of the Montipora foliosa isolate CH-2021 chromosome 2, ASM3666993v2, whole genome shotgun sequence genome. Coding sequences within it:
- the LOC137991209 gene encoding golgin subfamily A member 4-like, which encodes MAAKNLAEVEKQQMLKQQQNQKNSKNVRELERINRELRDENDELRLQCEALTQQVNSSKKRRPSHRKRQDSQKVHRHGSVLSDYTKPQVVKRNKEGVTSTDDSDAADHPDDQFTDDDAPPIPWSVEFDEPVVPSQDDAQELEEQRKVIANLESELKEKEEQIQTHRAKVEEQQTSISEQEKLVAEQKQSICEFQEKVQQLGRDTIRQQEQHLAEHEAAINELKSEIESLTGSLASDSHETRVRYDTELANLTTQFTGEMEGLQKSFNVEKEQLEREYQAKMKDLERSLKSEQESLRNELEDGFRQERELLISEYESEKSEMEEEHKGEKEMLEQLFKGEMDREKEKMEMEEKRLIEKLQGVETEKTEMELKLMNEKAELEQQYRIEKAEWELQNSTKVAAMEKGKLEWTNLRSELESVHHQQISTLENKFKKEKAKLEEEHSNALWDLKQAHSKEVASLKQSFVEQKAEMEQKFTREKAEIRESFTREKNELEQRFARDKVELTEKLENEHNHTLALREAELKNGFLKEKSDLEKQFDEERAKIEEGFHENSTHSELAFQKWKAELEEHYNDEKAKLLQSTSREKAELEQRYKNQITELQQAFTEGEAGLKGELKNDFLRLIAKHKADLEESFATQKAQLEESYTREKAEFEKSGKVGLEEIRESYSRERSELEESYQRKIKDLQKNYTREKQELEEDRVHEKTELRSQLEKEYAARLKTETELLEQTVKHLQDEINLLKEQKRELEAKVQTLELKSLTRSDKEAVELRMSRERVAELETKMEALEKEKGLILEKSVKEITEQKVKLDELQREKVVMEKEALEREKELLEAEKVNSGGLENEVKELKLKTEEMSVLLDLRTSEVEDLGLKLREHTSENLKLKDTCGNMEEKLGEAKLRVQELEVSLNLSTSEKDHLKERLKDRDSQLTGLASTEAELKDIINKSQEIEEMLRSRDLENVELSKKLLENNSELENEIAELQSDLKKAAVKTKELDALLTIKESENRELEKRTQEYNKHKTELEDRVAQLTNQLADAENLRLEELKTRVTVWETENKDLEQRLTQRNKHNLELEQKLKLLTKKIADRDDVRVKVAFTRPWPITLTIVQQKL